From Polaribacter butkevichii, a single genomic window includes:
- a CDS encoding endonuclease/exonuclease/phosphatase family protein, protein MKNLSPIDKMLYIINSILAALLLLSYILQLISPATIPVFAVLSLFVPFLMIINLIFGVYWLIKLKKQFLLSISVLVIGYIFSTPFYKIYGNNSSFNNDLKVMSYNVKSFDLFHKKKESKTPDGYKFIASKAPDVLAVQEYYHSKKNKLNYPHKFIKYRPKSNKYGMAIYSKYKIINSGSLDLKSVGNNIIFADILKEKDTIRIYNVHLESLRIKPGEENFGQENSEKLIERISSSFKTQAEQTVQFLAHEKQWKGKKIVCGDFNNTSYSWVYHQISKNKKDAFIESGKGFGKSFNYWFPMRIDFILTDEDAIINKFSTFSEKYSDHFPVLAKINW, encoded by the coding sequence ATGAAAAATTTATCCCCCATAGATAAGATGTTATACATCATAAACTCAATATTAGCAGCGCTTTTATTGTTGTCTTATATACTTCAATTAATATCACCTGCTACAATTCCTGTTTTTGCTGTTTTAAGTCTTTTTGTTCCTTTTTTAATGATTATCAATCTCATTTTTGGTGTTTATTGGTTAATTAAATTAAAAAAACAATTTCTATTATCTATTTCTGTATTAGTAATTGGCTATATCTTTTCAACTCCTTTTTATAAAATTTACGGTAATAATTCTTCTTTTAATAACGATTTAAAAGTGATGAGTTATAATGTAAAAAGCTTTGATTTGTTTCATAAAAAGAAAGAATCTAAAACGCCAGATGGTTATAAATTTATAGCTTCTAAAGCCCCAGATGTTCTTGCCGTACAAGAATATTATCACAGTAAAAAAAACAAATTAAATTATCCTCATAAATTTATAAAATATCGACCTAAAAGCAATAAATACGGAATGGCTATTTATTCTAAATATAAGATTATAAACTCTGGTTCTTTAGATTTAAAAAGCGTAGGTAATAATATTATTTTTGCTGATATTTTAAAAGAAAAAGACACCATTAGAATTTATAATGTTCACTTAGAATCTTTAAGAATAAAACCAGGTGAAGAAAATTTTGGGCAAGAAAATTCTGAAAAACTAATAGAGAGAATTAGTAGTTCTTTTAAAACTCAGGCAGAACAAACTGTACAATTTTTAGCACATGAAAAGCAATGGAAAGGAAAAAAAATAGTTTGTGGAGATTTTAATAACACCAGTTATTCTTGGGTATATCATCAAATATCAAAAAACAAAAAAGATGCTTTTATAGAATCTGGTAAAGGTTTTGGTAAATCTTTTAACTACTGGTTTCCTATGCGAATAGACTTTATTTTAACAGATGAGGATGCTATAATTAATAAATTTTCTACATTTTCAGAAAAATACTCAGACCACTTTCCTGTTCTTGCAAAAATTAATTGGTAA
- a CDS encoding NAD(P)/FAD-dependent oxidoreductase, with protein MNKIEKTTVCIIGAGPSGTATSIQLSKLKIPHYIIDKSNFPRDKTCGDGLILYAYKAMKILGDDLFASFLKHPKFIHSKKITLHLNNRSKIEFKETDDRDMIISYAKRIDFDQFLVSHLSETYANQHFGSGVKEIRDEAEGVFIKLKNGKEILSKFVVGADGAKSIVASKLANNKIDKKHASTFVSAYFKDVIDLPIGNAAEVRMIYKKMLLFFYVFPLSDGQVNISLGGRADHIKKYGVNLVDEIQNIIKNHKKVKNKFKNATKIGNWRGWSIPFHFGNHKITGERFLLVGDAAGLANAFYKEGIGTGMMSGIIAAKNIERCLNKDGFSEASLKKYDEDLQKEFGRLLKFSHYALRAAKYKGFFLAMAGLLKKKIEQKVHRIIKKRSY; from the coding sequence ATGAATAAAATTGAAAAAACAACTGTTTGTATTATTGGCGCAGGACCTTCTGGTACTGCCACTTCTATACAATTATCTAAGTTAAAAATTCCGCATTATATTATTGATAAATCTAATTTTCCGAGAGATAAAACTTGTGGAGATGGCTTAATTTTATACGCCTACAAGGCGATGAAAATTTTGGGAGACGATTTATTTGCTAGTTTTTTAAAACATCCAAAGTTTATACATAGCAAAAAAATTACGCTGCATTTAAACAATCGCTCTAAAATAGAATTTAAAGAAACGGATGATAGAGATATGATTATTTCGTATGCAAAACGTATCGATTTTGATCAATTTTTGGTAAGTCACTTATCAGAAACCTATGCCAACCAGCATTTTGGAAGCGGAGTTAAAGAAATTAGGGACGAAGCAGAGGGGGTTTTTATCAAATTAAAAAATGGCAAAGAAATCCTATCAAAATTTGTAGTTGGGGCAGATGGTGCCAAATCTATTGTTGCTAGTAAATTAGCTAATAATAAAATAGATAAAAAACATGCGTCAACTTTTGTAAGTGCTTATTTTAAAGATGTAATAGATTTGCCTATAGGTAACGCAGCAGAAGTACGTATGATTTATAAAAAAATGCTTTTATTTTTTTATGTTTTTCCTTTATCTGACGGACAAGTAAATATTAGTTTGGGAGGGCGTGCAGATCATATTAAAAAATATGGGGTCAATTTAGTTGATGAAATTCAAAATATTATAAAAAACCACAAAAAGGTAAAAAATAAATTTAAAAACGCTACCAAAATAGGTAATTGGAGAGGGTGGTCTATTCCGTTTCATTTTGGAAATCATAAAATAACTGGAGAACGATTTTTATTAGTAGGAGATGCTGCAGGTTTGGCAAATGCTTTTTACAAAGAAGGCATTGGTACTGGTATGATGTCTGGCATAATTGCAGCAAAAAATATAGAAAGATGTTTAAATAAGGATGGTTTTTCTGAAGCTTCATTAAAAAAATACGATGAAGATTTACAAAAAGAGTTTGGTAGACTTTTAAAATTTAGTCATTATGCTCTAAGAGCAGCAAAGTATAAAGGTTTCTTTTTAGCGATGGCTGGTTTGTTAAAGAAAAAGATAGAACAGAAAGTTCATCGAATTATAAAAAAAAGAAGTTACTAA
- a CDS encoding GNAT family N-acetyltransferase — protein MIFRTERLIVRKLFLSDLKLFHKMQSNPNVMKFAKGDIKTLEEHFKELKELICKYKQPNNDFWIYAIEQKKDQKFIGTVALVKDNLDDEIGYRFLEKYWNLGFGSEICKGLISYCKHLKKTEIIAYVVDENLASAKILEKNNFVIVDKLKNDKNQAETKYRLKL, from the coding sequence ATGATTTTTAGAACAGAAAGGTTAATTGTTAGAAAGCTATTTTTAAGTGATTTAAAATTGTTTCATAAAATGCAAAGCAACCCTAATGTAATGAAGTTTGCCAAAGGTGATATTAAAACTTTAGAGGAACATTTTAAAGAATTAAAAGAACTAATTTGTAAATATAAACAGCCTAATAACGATTTTTGGATTTATGCAATTGAACAAAAAAAAGATCAAAAATTTATAGGAACTGTAGCTTTGGTAAAAGATAACTTAGATGATGAAATTGGTTATCGTTTTTTAGAAAAATATTGGAACTTAGGTTTTGGATCTGAAATTTGTAAAGGTTTAATTTCTTATTGTAAGCATCTAAAAAAGACCGAAATTATAGCTTATGTGGTTGATGAAAATTTAGCATCAGCAAAAATATTAGAAAAAAACAACTTTGTTATTGTTGATAAATTAAAGAATGATAAAAACCAAGCAGAAACAAAATATAGATTAAAATTATAG
- the mtaB gene encoding tRNA (N(6)-L-threonylcarbamoyladenosine(37)-C(2))-methylthiotransferase MtaB: protein MNAEKKVAFYTLGCKLNFSETSTIARNFVSEGFKRVDFEEAADVYVINTCSVTDNADKRFKSIVKNALKKNDDAFLIAVGCYAQLKPEELAAVDGVDLVLGATEKFNVTSYINDLTKNNVGEVHSCEISDADFYVGSYSIGDRTRAFLKVQDGCDYKCTYCTIPLARGISRSDTLENVIENAKEISSKGIKEIVLTGVNIGDYGKGEFGNKKHEHTFLELVKELDKVDGIHRLRISSIEPNLLKDETIEFVSKSTSFVPHFHIPLQSGSDALLKKMKRRYLTDTYTNRVSRIKEVMPNACIGVDVIVGFPGETDELFLETYNYLNEMNISYLHVFTYSERPNTEAVNFEGVVPKKVRAKRSKMLRGLSAKKRRSFYESQIGNTLTALFESENKEGFIHGFTENYVKVKTPWNPKLVNTLHTITLTKIDEDGLVRFNFEKNKVTA from the coding sequence ATGAATGCAGAAAAAAAAGTAGCCTTTTATACTTTAGGATGCAAGTTAAATTTTTCAGAAACTTCTACTATTGCTCGTAATTTTGTAAGCGAAGGGTTTAAACGTGTGGATTTTGAAGAAGCCGCAGATGTTTATGTTATAAACACTTGTTCTGTTACCGATAATGCAGATAAACGCTTTAAAAGCATTGTAAAAAATGCCTTAAAGAAAAATGATGATGCTTTTTTAATTGCCGTTGGTTGTTATGCTCAATTAAAACCAGAAGAATTAGCTGCTGTAGATGGTGTAGATTTAGTTTTAGGAGCCACAGAAAAATTTAATGTTACAAGTTATATAAATGATTTAACTAAAAATAATGTTGGCGAGGTGCACTCTTGCGAAATTTCTGATGCCGATTTTTATGTGGGTTCTTATTCTATTGGAGATAGAACTCGTGCTTTTTTAAAAGTACAAGATGGTTGCGATTATAAATGTACTTATTGTACAATACCTTTAGCACGTGGAATATCTAGAAGTGATACTTTAGAGAATGTAATTGAAAATGCCAAAGAAATTTCATCAAAAGGAATTAAAGAGATTGTTTTAACCGGTGTTAATATTGGTGATTACGGTAAAGGTGAGTTTGGCAATAAAAAACACGAACATACTTTTTTAGAATTGGTAAAAGAATTAGATAAAGTTGATGGCATCCATCGTTTGCGAATTTCATCTATAGAACCTAATTTATTAAAAGATGAAACAATTGAATTTGTATCTAAATCTACTTCTTTTGTTCCGCATTTTCACATTCCTTTACAATCTGGTAGTGATGCTTTATTAAAGAAAATGAAGCGCAGGTATTTAACTGATACGTATACAAATAGAGTTTCTAGAATTAAAGAAGTAATGCCTAATGCCTGTATTGGTGTAGATGTTATTGTTGGTTTTCCTGGTGAAACAGACGAGTTATTTTTAGAAACTTATAATTATTTAAACGAAATGAATATTTCGTATTTACATGTTTTTACCTACTCTGAAAGACCAAATACAGAAGCAGTTAATTTTGAAGGTGTTGTTCCAAAAAAAGTACGTGCAAAACGAAGTAAAATGTTACGTGGTTTGTCTGCAAAGAAAAGACGTTCTTTTTATGAAAGCCAAATAGGTAATACACTTACAGCATTATTTGAAAGTGAAAATAAAGAAGGTTTTATACACGGTTTTACAGAAAACTACGTTAAAGTTAAAACACCTTGGAATCCGAAATTAGTAAATACACTACATACGATTACTCTTACTAAAATTGATGAAGATGGATTGGTAAGATTTAATTTTGAAAAAAATAAAGTGACAGCATAA